The following coding sequences are from one Nicotiana tomentosiformis chromosome 3, ASM39032v3, whole genome shotgun sequence window:
- the LOC138907367 gene encoding uncharacterized protein, protein MNIRELLEIGDSDLLVHQVLGEWATRNTKILPYLHCVHELIKRFTKIEFKHVPRIKNEFVDALATLSSMIQHPDKNFIDPIPIEIRKQPAHCARVEEEFDRNPWFHDIKEYLEKGEYS, encoded by the coding sequence ATGAATATTCGGGAGTTACTAGAAATTGGAGATTCAGATCTCTTGGTACACCAGGTACTGGGAGAATGGGCTACCAGGAACactaaaatattgccatacttgcattgtgtacATGAGTTGATcaagagattcacaaagatagaattcaaacatgttccaaggattaAGAATGAGTTCGTAGATGCATTGGCTACCTTGTCTTCTATGATtcaacatccagacaagaatttcattgatccTATCCCAATAGAGATTCGTAAGCAACCAGCTCATTGTGCTCgtgttgaagaagagtttgacagaaatccatggttccacgatatCAAGGAGTATTTGGAAAAAGGAGAATACTCATAG